In Colius striatus isolate bColStr4 chromosome 26, bColStr4.1.hap1, whole genome shotgun sequence, the genomic stretch gaaaaaccagctctaagcctacttcatgcggcgatcaacccagggtccgattctcagctgggtgggaagaaatcagtcctactcaatgtgagtgatagcagaaatctccTCCATTGAGAGCAGGATCTAACTTATATagacagcagcttcaaagctagctcagcaacagcagctaatagattacattttcttgttcatcctacttgcggtttctgccataagcaagctccctcacattttcacatcttgtttttccccaaagttgttttccacttttagtcgaaaacagtccgaccttgagcgagcagaaagcagcctgctgtctacgtgacagtaactgctttaaccatggctctgactctggtcttgattgtgcaccaaATCCATATTACTAGAGCACAGACTGCCTTGCCCCAATGGGCCTAGCATTatatccatgtccatgctccctcattttttctccacagaagGGAGCAGGGCGAGGAGTCCCTCTGGGAAATCCTGGGGGCACCCAGGGAGTCCCGTCCCCTACCGGACAAGTTCATAAAGCTGGTATTTCTACAAGGTCAGcatttctgtaaaacaaatatttcaaatacctAAGAGTTACAAATATATTCTTGCAATTTTCTAGCTAAATGCTAGAAAATGCTTCTCTGCTATGATGCTTTTATAACTTCTTTAATTGACCCCAACCCCTCCATCtttccaggactctccttcctccaccgtcagcagcacagggagatgggGAATGGTTATTgccatctcctgcccctccagAGCTCTCAGGTCACTCCTGGAACTGCCCTTGCCTGGCTCCAGCCAACCAAGACCCCATAGCACTGGTTTGGAGATCCTGCTGTGTTGTAGCagtgcaagctatattcattcaaagatgtagagaatctaggtaatgcacatgcagaaaCATACAGAGGCAACACATttcaaccaacagagttgactcaaagccactcttcctttgctagctacttccttatatgtcACTTCTGCcgatgtgatcacccagggcccaattgattatcttgcagcatctgtttcggataattggaagtagcttgccagctgcattaacttctccctatccctaccatctttattcaagctgactggtccaagtcacatttgtcatagaatcatagaatggtaggggttggaagggacctttagagatcatctagtccaaccaccctgcagaagcaggttcacttatttgtgcctacaattcccccgtttttctttttggaccagccagctttcAGTAACAAATTTCacaattaaaggtacatgaagaaaacataaatatttttacccaatTTAGCTGACACCTGTATCCTGGATGTTTGAAGCAAGCTGAAGCTGAAGCAAGCCCAAGTGAAGCTGCAGCAAcacccagagccctgagcccgGGGTGGATGCTCATTACGGTTgttttactgatggatcctgccgcgggGTAGGAAATCACCGTAagtgggaagctgctgtgtggagtcccacacgacaaGTCGGTGAGGCCactgatcccctcatccagatcactaaCAAAGGTGTTCAAGAGGAGTGCCCCCTGTCCTGAGCCCCGCGGGACAGCACTTGTGACACCAACTGGATTGGACTCTGTTGACCATGACACTTTGGGCTCAACCACGCTCCTGGCTCATCTTTATTTGCCGCCCACCAGCACTTGCCGGGTCCttgtcccacagctgctctccagcaggtcacccccagcctgggccggtgctgggcttgttcctccccagctgcaggccCCTGCCCTTGCGCCTGGGGCCCCTCAGGGGGTTGCTCTTCACCCCCCAGCGTGGGCCCCACCAGAGAATCGGCAGCTGTGACATCACAGAGCCCGGCGCCACACTCAGTGCTGCCGCCTGCACCAGTGGCACTTGCTCAGCGAGTGGCAGACGCGGAGCTGCCCGGCGCTGCTGCAGCGGGAAACATGGAACTGATTGAGGTTTGTGTGCTGATCCTCGGGACTCTGATCTTGCTGCTGTCACAGATGCCGCAGTGGAGCGAAAGTGAGTGGGACGACAGCGAGGAGCTggattggagctgagcaggggaGCGGGGGACGGGGCTGTGCTGGGTCTGGGTCCTGCTTTAGCTCTGACTGGCTGAGGGTGCGCAGCAAAGCTGTTCACAGCATCACACAACgatgagggttggaagggaccttgagagatgaTCTATTCCGGccccccttgccaaagcaggttcatgTCGATCAGAggccacaggaacatgtccaagtgagttttgaaggtgacccgagaaggagcctccacaacctccctgggcagcctgggccgggGCTCCCTCAACACAACAGGGAAATAGGATTtgcttacgtttaaatggaaacaCCTCCTCAACTGCACTGGGGACACTTCCAGCAGCCACCACCGTACCCCTGCTACAAAAAGCtgcccacacaaacccactgcaatgaaaagagaagaagagcTTTTCTCTTTACCCACCCAgattctgctgagctgggggagcTCTGGGAAGGGGGAGCAGGCCCATAGGGACGTGGCATCAGACGTCAggtttccctgcagccctgagaGTGCAGCTCGGCAGCTCCTGTCAGCCCAGCTGAGCCCgctgggtgctgcctgccccaTGCTTCTGCTCTCCCACAGGCTACCTGCTGTATGTGAGCTTGGTGACCTTCCACATGGGCTACATGTGCGGCCCACTGGAGAATGAGCGCAGCATCCATCTCATCTggggcctgcagctcctggggctgccgCTGCTATATGCAGCCAACCAGATCCATCCTCTTGCCTTGGCTGTGATGCTGATTCCAATCTGCATCAAGATCATCAATTACATCATGTACTGGGCTTCTGCTGCCCAAAGGTGAGGACTGTCAGCACCCGGGCTCACTCCTGCTTGCCAGCCATTATCAGGCCTGGATGAGCTGTTGGATGGAGTCTGTGTCACACACCTGGGGCACATTTGGTGGGGTCTGGGGAGAGgttgtgtccctgtgtccctggGATGGTGCAGGAGagtgccctgctcctgctcagggcTGGCAGTCTCCCTCAGGAGCGACGAGCAGAGGCCGAAGGGACGTTCTCAGCTCCTCTAGCTGCCAGCTCTGACCCGCTGACCCCGCTGGGCGGGCACTGACTGGGGCCCTTCTGctggcaggagagggaggagcGTTTGGGCTGAGCCGAGCCCCCGTCACCTGCTGACCCAGGAGGAATATCGAAAGCAGGGCGAGTTGGAGACACGCAGGGCAGTCAAAGAGCTTCGAAAGTACTGCAAAAGCCCGGAGGTCAATGTCCAGACTATAATGAGACGCCTCCGCTCTCCAGAGAGGTAACGTTTCGTGGCCCTGTGCACATGGTCGCTGgcacttctgcttctgaaaggctGAGGTTGCTGTGCTGTCCCTTCTGGCTTTGCAGATGGAGAGAGGGGGGCACAGAAGGTGGGGGGTGTGTGGAAGCCGGGCATGCCAGGGGGGAAGGGCAGATACCGCTTGGTCCCAGCCCTGAAACACTCCTCCCCGTGTGCCGGGGCCTGGCATGACGCTGCTTTGGGGCTtctcccagctttgctgcctttctgcGTGGTGCCTCTCACCTCACTCACTACGAGGTCATTCGCCATGAGCAGGAGTACGGCCGTGGCAGCAGCTTCCCTGAGGAGCAGCACTTAGGAGGAGAAATCCAAGCACAGCAATCAGGTGAGTGACCTGACCCACAGCCCCGCAGGAGACCGGCTGTGCTCAGCTGGCCCAGACCTCACCTCGCCACTGCTGGGGCTTTCTCTGcatgtttgtttctcttccagGTTTCACTCCCTTGTTGATGCTTTTTCCTGACTGTTGAGGAGCCCCTGGTTCTCTGCTCTTTCATCCCTGTAGTTTGTTACAGACTGTTTGTAGTTTTAATAAAGATTTGGTTTGGTACCTCATGAGACAATCTGTAACTCAATGAGTAGGACAAATAGTACAAAAGACCAATGAAACCACAAGCAAAGAGGGGACTCTGAGCCCTGAGCAAAAAACCAAATAAGGCAGTGGATGTTGGACcttggaggaggggagagagcaGAATAGCCTGAAGCTTTAATCTCTACTGGTTCCCCTCCATGCTGAGGATCAATACCAACAGCGCAATCTGCCACTGTTGTAGCagtgcaagctatattcattcaaagatgtagagaatctaggtaatgcacgtgcagaaaCACACAGAGGCAACACATTACAACCAACAgggttgactcaaagccactcttcctttgctagctacttccttatatgtcACTTCTGCcgatgtgatcacccagggcccaattgattatcttgcagcatctgtttcggataattggaagtagcttgccagctgcattaacttctccctatccctaccatctttattcaagctgactggtccaagtcacatttgtcatagaatcatagaatggtaggggttggaagggacctttagagatcatctagtccaaccaccctgcagaagcaggttcacttatttgtgcctacaattcccccgtttttctttttggaccagccagctttcAGTAACAAATTTCacaattaaaggtacatgaagaaaacataaatatttttacccaatTTAGCTGACACCTGTATCCTGGATGTTTGAAGCAAGCTGAAGCTGAAGCAAGCCCAAGTGAAGCTGCAGCAATacccagagccctgagcccgGGGTGGATGCTCATTACAGTTgttttactgatggatcctgccgcgggGTAGGAAATCACCGTAagtgggaagctgctgtgtggagtcccacacgacaaGTCGGTGAGGCCactgatcccctcatccagatcactaaCAAAGGTGTTCAAGAGGAGTGCCCCCCGTCCTGAGCCCCGGGGGACAGCACTTGTGACACCAATTGGATTGGACTCTGTTGACCATGACACTTTGGGCTCAACCACGCTCCTGGCTCATCTTTATTTGCCGCCCACCAGCACTTGCCGGGtccctgtcccacagctgctctccagcaggtcacccccagcctgggctgatgctgggcttgttcctccccagctgcaggccCCCGCCCTTGCGTCTGGGGCCCCTCAGGGGGTTGCTCTTCACCCCCCAGCGTGGGCCCCACCAGAGAATCGGCAGCTGTGACATCACAGAGCCCGGCGCCACACTCAGTGCTGCCGCCTGCACCAGTGGCACTTGCTCAGCGAGTGGCAGACGCGGAGCTGCCCGGCGCTGCTGCAGCGGGAAACATGGAACTGATCGAGGTTTGCGTGCTGATCCTCGGGACTCTGATCTTGCTGCTGTCACAGATGCCGCAGTGGAGCGAAAGTGAGTGGGACGACAGCGAGGAGCTggattggagctgagcaggggaGCGGGGGACGGGGCTGTGCTGGGTCTGGGTCCTGCTTTAGCTCTGGCTGGCTGAGGGTGCGCAGCAAAGCTGTTCACAGCATCACACAACGGtgagggttggaggggaccttgaGAGATGATCAATTCAGGCCctccttgccaaagcaggttcatgTCGATCAGAggccacaggaacatgtccaagtgagttttgaaggtgacccgagcaggagcctccacaacctccctgggcagcctgggccggggctccctcagcacaacagggaaataggatttgcttatgtttaaatggaaacacCTCCTCAACTGCACAGGGGACACTTCCAGCAGCCACCACCGTACCCCTGCTACAAAAAGCTGCCCACACAAACGCACTgcaatgaaaagagaagaagagcTTTTCTCTTTACCCACCCAgattctgctgagctgggggagcTCTGGGAAGGGGGAGCAGGGCCATAGGGACGTGGCATCAGGCGTCAGGAttccctgcagccctgagaGTGCAGCTCGGCAGCTCCTGTCAGCCCAGCTGAGCCCgctgggtgctgcctgccccaTGCTTCTGCTCTACCACAGGCTACCTGCTGTATGTGAGCTTGGTGACCTTCCACATGGGCTACATGTGCGGCCCACTGGAGAATGAGCGCAGCATCCATCTCATCTggggcctgcagctcctggggctgccgCTGCTATATGCAGCCAACCAGATCCATCCTCTTGCCTTGGCTGTGGTGCTGATTCCAATGTGCATCAAGATCATCAATTACATCATGTACTGGGCTTCTGCTGCCCAAAGGTGAGGACTGTCAGCACGCAGGCTCACTCCTGCTTGCCAGCCATTATCAGGCCTGGATGAGCTGTTGGATGGAGTCTGTGTCACACACCTGGGGCACCTTTGGTGGGGTCTGGGAAGAGGTTGTGTCGCTGTGTCCCTCGGACAGTGCAGGAGAGTGCCCTGCTCCTGTTCAGGGCTGGCAGTCTCCCTCAGGAGCGACGAGCAGAGGCCGGAGGGACGTTCTCAGCTCCTCTAGCCGCCAGCTCTGACCCGCTGCCCCGGCTGGGTGGGCACTGACTGGGGCCCTTCTGctggcaggagagggaggagcGTTTGGGCTGAGCCGAGCCCCCGTCACCTGCTGACCCAGGAGGAATATCGAAAGCAGGGCGAGTTGGAGACACGCAGGGCAGTCAAAGAGCTTCGAAAGTACTGCAAAAGCCCGGAGGTCAATGTGCAGACTATAATGAGACGCCTCCGCTCTCCAGAGAGGTAACGTTTCGTGGCCCTGTGCACATGGTCGCTGgcacttctgcttctgaaaggctGAGGTTGCTGTGCTGTCCCTTCTGGCCTTGcagatggggagaggggggcaCAGAAGGTGGGGGGTGTGTGGAAGCCGGGTTTACCAGGGGGAAAGGGCAGATACCGCTTGGTCCCAGCTCTGAAACGCTCCTCCCCGTGTGCCGGGGCCTGGCATGACGCTGCTTTGGGGCTtctcccagctttgctgcctttctgcGTGGTGCCTCTCACCTCACTCACTACGAGGTCATTCGCCATGAGCAGGAGTACGGCCGTGGCAGCAGCTTCCCTGAGGAGCAGCACTTAGGAGTAGAAATCCAAGCACAGCAATCAGGTGAGTGACctgacccacagccccacaggAGACCGGCTGTGCTCAGCTGGCCCAGACCTCACCTCGCCACTGCTGGGGCTTTCTCTGcatgtttgtttctcttccagGTTTCACTCCCTTGTTGATGCTTTTTCCTGACTGTTGAGGAGCCCCTGGTTCTCTGCTCTTTCATCCCTGTAGTTTGTTACAGACTGTTTGTAGTTTTAATAAAGATTTGGTTTGGTACCTCATGAGACAATCTGTAACTCAATGAGTAGGAGAAATAGTACAAAAGACCAATGAAACCACACGCAAAGAGGGGACTCTGAGCCCTGAGCAAAAAACCAAATAAGGCAGTGGATGTTGGACcttggaggaggggagagagcaGAATAGCCTGAAGCTTTAATCTCTACTGGTTCCCCTCCCTCCTGAGGATCAATACCAACAGCGCAATCTGCCACTGTTGGAGCagtgcaagctatattcattcaaagatgtagagaatctaggtaatgcacgtgcagagccGTACACGGGCAAAGTGGTACAACCAACAgggttgactcaaagccacccttcctttgctagctacttccttctatgctgcttctgcccctgtgatcacccagggcccaactgagTACCTTGcagcatctgtttctgataagtggaagtagcttgccagctgcattaacttgtccctaccatctttattcaggctggctggtccaagccacatttgtgctttcaattcccccctttttctttttggaccagccagccttcagcaacacatttcaaaattaaaggtacatgaagaaaacagaactatttttacccatggccatgagtttacaacgaaaggtcaataacagctacatgaCTGAACAATGCAGCACAGAAATCCATGAACTCAAAATGAACGTAATCTGATGTGTGTTGCTAGGAGCGACGCACACTGgtgagaagggatgagttctctgtgcttccactgaggtttgttttctgaatgtagttttggacttttcttccacttctttcgcatgctgatctgtgagcaggaaatatctcttcatctgtagaaaacacaccagtttggctttcaagtttccattggccgtcttgttaagttcttcagttcttttaatATGATACAGgtagctggaggaatttacagcagcatatgcAGTGGCACAGTTgagagggtttacattttaacagggtgatggattgagggtggatcaattggttctttcctcaagattgtttttccgttgctcttacagtcattaagtcctttggcttgatgtggcttgatccattttgcccaaatccaccggggaccttgatctgtaacgACACAAGCACAGCCtgttccccacgttaacagatctgcaggcccttgccactctccagcagtgggattcttataccaaactttagatTTGTCAGTAAactccaaatcccgactcattggggcaaagtgtgttaatgccggtggctCATTTGGCTTTGCCACagttctgagatgattcattgtataaagggctttcattaatCTATcctgagggctcaccccctcctgccccgttttttgtttttctaggagtccttttaaggtttgatgagTACGTTTGATAATGGCCTGACCGGTAGAATTGCCTGGGATCCCACTAGTATGCTTCTGCCAAAGCCCAGAGCTCAATGTCCAGACTATAATGAGACGCCTCCGCTCTCCAGAGAGGTAACGTTTCCTGGCCCTGTGCACAAGGGTGGCCGGCaattctgcttctgaaaggctGAGGTTGCTGTGCTGTCCCTTCTGGCTTTGcagatggggagaggggggcaCAGAAGGTGTGTGGAAGCTGGGTGTGCCAGGGGGGAAGGGCAGATACCGCTTGGTCCCGGCCCTGAAACGCTCCTCCCTGTGTGCAAGGGCCTGGCATGACACTGTTTTCTCTGCAAACATTTTAGACTCAAGAAAGGTAGTagaaaaggagcaaggcagaaatgaagcagaaaaggaacaagGCAGAGAGGCAGTAGAAAAGgaacaaggcagaaaggcagcagaaaaggagcaaggcaaaaaggcagcagaaagggagaaaagttgaagtaaaggagaaaagcagaaaaggagaaaaactgaaaagcagaagaataCGAGAAATGCAAAAGTAAAGTAGAGCCTGTGTTATAAGCGTTGTGATGAGAGAGGATCCCCATCCCAGGGAGGGGGGAGTGGGACCTACCATTGGCTGCCCAGGGTTCTTCAGGGCTCTCCCAGCAGACAGTCACTGCGGCCGCTTCTCCTGGGGCACAGGACGACGGCAGCTGCTCAGCCAGACGGCCGCTTCCCCGGCAGCTGCCACACGGGTCTCATCCCGGAGAAGGGCTCTTggtgcaggaggcagcactcCAGCGGGCTGGCCACACggcagaggaggaaagcagcagctcctgaacgCCCTGGGCTGTCTTCAATATCCAGGCTGGAAACGGGAAAGATGGACCCTGCTGAAACAAAGAGAGAGACGGCGAGTTCAGCGGGAATGCAGGAAGGAAACTGGATGCCCAGGGGGCCTCGAGGaaagtgcagcagcagaagcaaagggCACAGGGGGCTTGGAAAGAGAGGCTGGAGAACAGAGGCACCGAGACAAGGAGGATGCAAAGACGGCACCTTTTCAGAACACGGGCAGGGATAACGACAAGGCAGCCAACGGGGCCGGGGAAGACAGTCAAAGAAGCAAGGCTTCATCCCAGCATCTTTCCTTAGTGGACTTACAGGGGAACCACTGACTCACGATTGCCTGGAAACCATTGAAGCAGTCTACTCCAGCTGACCAGAGCTAAAGGAACAACtgctggaggatgctgaggacaCATGGTATACAGCTTCATCAAAAGTGGACAGCGCAAAGCAGGGTACGCAGTGACCACTACAGACAAGGTAATAGAGTCTGGGGCCCTCgcctcaggcacctctgcacAAAAGGCTGAAATAATAGCTTTAACTCGAGCATTAGAGCTTGCTAAAGACAGGAAGATtccaaatatgcctttggagtggTTGATGCCCATGGAGCGatctggagagaaagaggactCTTATCCACCCAAGGGAAGCACATAAAACATGCAGAGGAAATTCTCAAACTCTTAGaagctgtacagttaccaaagcaagtagcgattatgcactGCAAAGCTCACCACAAGGGACCAAGTGCACAAGAGGCAGGCGATTCCATGGCAGCCCGGGAAGCAAagagagcagctgaaaaaggcaCAGCAGAGATACAGTCTGTGATTCCAggtggaaaaatcccaatcaaccagcTTCCTAACTGTCTGAAAGAAGACCAGAAAttgattcaggatttagggggaaaaacagaggaaaatggttGGGCTACAACACCACAAGGGAAAGTAGTGATGCCTAGCACATGACTTTGGGCTATAATCATGGCTGAACaca encodes the following:
- the LOC133627970 gene encoding uncharacterized protein LOC133627970 yields the protein MGQAAPSGLSWADRSCRAALSGLQGILTPDATSLWPCSPFPELPQLSRIWVGKEKSSSSLFIAVRLCGQLFVAGVRWWLLEVSPVQLRRCFHLNISKSYFPVVLREPRPRLPREVVEAPARVTFKTHLDMFLWPLIDMNLLWQGGPELIISQGPLQPSPLCDAVNSFAAHPQPARAKAGPRPSTAPSPAPLLSSNPAPRCRPTHFRSTAASVTAARSESRGSARKPRSVPCFPLQQRRAAPRLPLAEQVPLVQAAALSVAPGSVMSQLPILWWGPRWGVKSNPLRGPRRKGGGLQLGRNKPSISPGWG